The following DNA comes from Desulfobaculum xiamenense.
CGTCTGCGATGCTGGTATGCTCGCCGACCATGCGCACGCGGTAGTTGTGGCGGCCCACGTCGAGATCGCCCGCCGAGATGTTCATGTTGTCTTTGGATAGGGCGGCCACGAGGTCCGAGATGGTCAGCCCGTAGGCGGCCAGCCGCTGCGCGGAGGCGATGATGTGTACCTCGTCGTTGGTGCCGCCGCGCACGTCCACCTGCGCCGCGCCGGGGATGCGCTCGAAGTACTGGACGATCTCGTCCTGCATGAAGGTCTTGTAGGTGGAGACGGGGCGCGGATTTTCCGGAAGCGTGCGCAGGAACATGCGTACGGCCGGGTTGGCGGAGTCGCCGGTGCTGCGGATGTAGGGGCGGTCGACGTTGTCGGGGTAGGTGTTGACCTCGTCGAGCTTGTTGGAGACCTCAAGTACCGCCTCGCGGACCGGAATGCCCAGCCGGAAGGTCAAGTTGATGGTGCCGCGCTCCATGTTGGCGATGCTTTCGATGGATTCGAGGCCCGGAATGGACTTGAGCTTCTCCTCCTGCGGTTCGAGGATTTCCCGTTCGATTTCGTAGGGGCTTGCGCCTTTCCATGTGGTGCGGACGGAGACCTCGGGTTTGCTTACGTCCGGCGTGAGCTGGTAGGGCAGGGCGGACAGGCTCAGCAGGCCGCCCATGACCGAGAGGATGACGGCGGCGAGTACGCCCACCGGATTGCGTATGGCTACCTTGATGAGATCCATGATGTGTGCCTACCGGACAACCGGCTGGCCGGACCGGAGTCGTTCGTTGCCGCTGGTGACGATCGGCGCGCCAGCCTTGAGCGCGTCGGAGGAGAAACCAACCATGTCGCCCGCGTAGCCTTCCACCCGGACCGGAACGGCCCATGCCTTGCCGTCGCGGATGGTGAATACGCTGTAGCCGTCGCCATTGGCGTGGCGCACGAGGGCCTGACGCGGGGCAATGAGGGCAGTTTTCGTCTCTCCGACGGTCATGGTGACGGACGCCTCAAGACCGGCAGCGGTGCCACGGTCGCGCAGGCGGATGATGACAGGGATGGTTCGCGTCTTGGGGTCGCCGTCTGGAACGATGGCGCGGATGGTGCCTTCCTGCTCCTCGCCGAGGATCGCCACGGTGACCTGCGCGCCCTTGCGCAGGGCGGGCAGATGGCGCTGGGGCACGTGGACGCGCACCTCGACTTCCTTGGCGGCGGCGACGGTGAACAGTGCGGAGGATGGGGTAATCCATTCGCCTTCCTGAACGTGTCGGACGAGAACCACGCCGTCGAACTTGGCCGTGACGCAGGCCTTGCGGCGCTGGGTCAGCAGGGATTCGAGTTCCGCCTCAAGGGTGGCGTAGCGGGCGCTGGCCGTGCGTTCGGCGTAGAATGCGCTGTCGTATTCGTCGCGGGAGATGACGCTACCGTCGATGAGGTTCTTTTTACGTTCAAGGTCGATGCGCGCGTTGTCGAGCACGGCCTTCTGCTCGGCCAGCGCGGCGCGCGCGGCGGCGATGGAGCAGTCGAGCAATTCGGTGTTCAGGCAGGCGAGGGCTTCGCCGGCCTTGACGGTGTCGCCCTCGTCCACGAAGACCTTTTCCACCAGTCCGCTTAGTTCGGAGGCCAGATTGGCCTGTCGGTGGAACTGCGTGGAGCCGGTGAATGTGGCCGCAGCCTGAATGGTTCCTTGGCCGATGGTGCTCGTTTTGACTATGGCGGCGGGTTTCTCCGCATGAGCCGTTGGCGGGGAAAGCAGGAGCGCCAGCGTCGCCAGGAGCGGAAGAAGGGTTGCGCGCAGTATTTGAATCATCATTTTATCCTTGCGAATGAACATGTTGTGTTCCTGTATCTTGCCGGAAAACTTGGCGTATTCACCTTGATACAAGGGGGTGTGCCTGTAAAGTCCGGCGCGGGTTTTATTTTTGTTGTATGAAATCAGAATATTACGAAAAAAGATACCGTCTGGTATGAATTCCGGTTTCCGCTTCCGAAGCGGGGGAGGATCTGTGCGCAAGCTGTTGTGGCCAATGTCGCCTGCGGCGTGCGCAGGGAGTTTCGCTTCGCTTTTCGTGAGAGGCGGATGCCGACTGGGAAATTCGGGTGCGAGGATACCGGGCGGCTGCGCATCTGTCGATTCTTGACAACATTGCGCAGAATCTTATCTTCCACCGTCCGGGCGGACCTGCTAGCCGGTTGCTCTGGCGTGGCCCGGAGAGCCCGCGCAGGGCTTCGCTTGCTTGTGGGCGCAATTCTGGATAAAGACGCCATGTACGATCGCCATGCGGGCGCGGCAATCCTCACCGGGATGGCGCTGCGCAGTGGGCTGCGCTTTCCGGCGCCCACCGTGGCGAACCGTTAACCAATCTGATCATGAGAGCGGCGTGTCGCGACGCATCGTGTGCGACAGGAGGCAGTGCGGGAGACCGCAGGCCGCCGTCCGAGTGCGTTCGCTCCCACTCCGTCAACCGCTTTGCAAGGAGTCCCGATGAAGATCCGGAAGTTTTGCCTTGGCCCGTACCAGACCAATGGGTATCTGCTGTCCGAGGGCAGCAAGGCCGTGTTTATCGATCCCGGCGACGATTCCTCGGCGGTGCTTGATGTTTTGAAGAAGGAAAATCTGACGCTGACGCATATCCTCGTCACGCACATCCACATCGATCACTTTTACGGAGCCGCCAAGCTCGCCCGGCTGACCGGCGCGGAAATCCTCGCCAGTGCCGATGACGCCTTCCTCGTCGACATGGAGATTCTCGGCTGCGGCGATTCCGGCTATCCCGATTTGCAGGAGGACTTCCGCTATACCCCCATCGCGGAGGGTATGCATGAATTCCTTGGCAAGAAGTGCAAGGTCGTCCCCACCCCCGGCCACACGCCCGGCGGGCTGACCTTCCATTTCACAGGAGAGGGCGTGGCCTTCGTGGGTGATCTCATCTTTGCCCGCTCCATTGGCAGGACGGACTTCACCGGCGGCAACATCAAGGCGCTCATGCGTTCCGTCGAGAATGAAATATTCACCATGCCGGGCAAGACGGTGCTCTACCCCGGACATGGCCCTTCGACCACGGCGGGCGACGAGAAGATTCACAATCCGTTTTTCTAGGACGGAGCGGACTGGCCGCA
Coding sequences within:
- a CDS encoding efflux RND transporter periplasmic adaptor subunit, which translates into the protein MIQILRATLLPLLATLALLLSPPTAHAEKPAAIVKTSTIGQGTIQAAATFTGSTQFHRQANLASELSGLVEKVFVDEGDTVKAGEALACLNTELLDCSIAAARAALAEQKAVLDNARIDLERKKNLIDGSVISRDEYDSAFYAERTASARYATLEAELESLLTQRRKACVTAKFDGVVLVRHVQEGEWITPSSALFTVAAAKEVEVRVHVPQRHLPALRKGAQVTVAILGEEQEGTIRAIVPDGDPKTRTIPVIIRLRDRGTAAGLEASVTMTVGETKTALIAPRQALVRHANGDGYSVFTIRDGKAWAVPVRVEGYAGDMVGFSSDALKAGAPIVTSGNERLRSGQPVVR
- a CDS encoding MBL fold metallo-hydrolase codes for the protein MKIRKFCLGPYQTNGYLLSEGSKAVFIDPGDDSSAVLDVLKKENLTLTHILVTHIHIDHFYGAAKLARLTGAEILASADDAFLVDMEILGCGDSGYPDLQEDFRYTPIAEGMHEFLGKKCKVVPTPGHTPGGLTFHFTGEGVAFVGDLIFARSIGRTDFTGGNIKALMRSVENEIFTMPGKTVLYPGHGPSTTAGDEKIHNPFF